GCAAATGAAAACATGGTCTCAAAGGTCTATTTCCCAAAAATAATCATACCTACCTCCTCTATGATGGTTAGTTTGCTGGACTTTTTTATTTCTTTTGCAATCTTAATCACTATGATGCTCTATTATAAAATGTGGTTTAATTCAAGGTTTCTCTTTTTTCCTCTTTATCTCTTGCTGTTAGTTTTTTTATCTCTGGGAATCGGTTACTGGATATCCGCCCTGAATGTGAAATACAGGGACTTTCGATATATAGTGCCATTTGCACTGCAGGTTGGCCTCTATGTTACCCCTGTGGGGTTTTCAAGTGCCGTTGTGCCGGATAAGTGGAAGTTTCTATACGCACTAAACCCAATGGTTGGCATTGTTGACGGTTTCAGGTGGGTGTTATTGGGCAATTCCATTGAACTATACACGGGGGGAATCTATCTGTCGGTTTCCTGCACTTTTTTGATATTGCTGACAGGCATTTGGTTTTTTAATAAAAATGAATCGTCCTTTGCAGATATAATCTGATGGCACAAATAATTACAGTTGAAAATCTTGGTAAAAGGTACATAATAAAACACCGTGGTGCAGGCAACTATAAGACCCTGCGTGAGTCGGCCTCTGATGCAATAAAGGGGATTTTCAAAAAATCAAAGGACGATAGTCAATCTGACACCGAGTTATGGGCACTAAGGGATATTAATTTAGAGGTAAATGCCGGTGAGAGGTTAGGTGTTATAGGACGAAACGGCGCAGGGAAAAGCACATTGCTTAAAATCTTAAGCCGTATCACTGCCCCTACACAGGGCCGTGCAATTCTCAGAGGACGTGTAGGCAGTCTCCTTGAGGTAGGAACCGGATTTCATCAGGAATTAACCGGCCGTGAGAATATCTACTTAAACGGTGCAGTGTTGGGAATGAAGAAACAGGAGATAAAAGCAAATTTTGATAAAATTGTGGAATTTGCAGGCATCGAGCAATTTCTCGATACACCTGTTAAAAGATACTCATCGGGGATGTATGTGCGGCTGGCCTTTGCAGTATCGGCGCATATGGACACGGACATCCTGCTTGTTGATGAGGTTTTGGCCGTTGGAGACATTAACTTTAGAAAAAAGTGTATGCAGCGGATGAGGGAAATAAATACTGAGACCGGACGGACGATTTTATTTGTCAGCCACGATATGTCCAGTGTGAGGCAAATATGCCAAAGAGCAATAGTCATATCGGAGGGAAAAATTCTAAAAGATGGCAATGTCAATGAAACCACAGTGTTTTATGAGCAAAATGCTCTCTACGGCTCAGAGGTCTCCCCTGCCGATGTGCTGAGAAAACCGCAAAAGAGCCTGTTTTATATTTCAAGAGTACAGTTAAGAGATATGGATAACAATACCGGCAACAGATTTGAGACGGGACAGAGCATGGAGCTTCACATATGGGCGGAGGGCGAACCTCCGATAGATAACTTCACGGTGGGGTTTGATATCTTTGGAGAGGGCGGTGAAAAGTTGGCTTACGGCACGGCTAATCCCATGTGCGGCTGTTTTTTTAACAAAACAGACCGGTACTTTGTTTGTACCATAGGAGCGCTTCCTCTGACAACCGGCAAGTATTTTATTACGCTGACTACCGGAATATGGGGTATGCAACACTGGGATATCTGGCCACACGCCGTCTCCTTTACTATTACACACTGTGACCCGTACAAGACAGGATTTGATATTAATGCCGTTGATGTGCCACTGTTTATCAACCAGAGGTGGAGAGGCATGGGAGTGGAGTAAACAGGGAAGCTACAGAGCTTCAAGCAAATATCTATGAAAAATAAAATTTCTCTCATACTCTCAACATATAAAAGTGAGGCATATCTCAGATTATTTATGGACTCCATATTAGCACAAAGTGCACCGGATGAGATAGAGCTGATAACTGTCTTAAACGACGCCGGTGAGACAGAAAAAGAAATAATTTCCGAATACGCCGGTAGATTTAAATCCGGCCTGAAAGTGCTTTTTGTTGAGCGCGAGACGCTGTACTGTTCGTGGAACCGGGCAATCAGGGAAGCCACAGGTAATTATATCGGGATAGCCAACGCTGATGACATTCGTACTCCCGAGAGTATCAACCTGCAGCTGAGGGCGCTTGAGAGCTCCCCTGAAGCATTGTTTTGTTATGGGACATTCACGATTGTCAGAAAATTTCCGTCAAACAAGGGTAAAATTATCATACCCATGGACTATGACAGGGAGGAGTTTACAAGAAGTATGATACTGGGACCGTTTTTTATCTGGAGGGCGGACAGAGGCACATCGGCCCGGCTGTACTTTGATGAACAGTTTAAAAGTGGAGGGGATTTCGATTTTGCTATCCGCCTGGCACTGTGCGGCCCCGGAGTAAGAGTGAAAGAAAACCTCGGATACTACTATGACGGCGGGGGGGGCTTAAGCACTGACGGCATAATACAGCCCACAGAGCGAACCGTGATTGATTTGCGTTACGGAATTTTTGATAAAATTCTTTACGATTACCTGCCTGAGGCGTTAAAATATGATACACAACACTTGTTAATTGCAGGGGTATGGAGAGATGCCGGAGAGTTCGTCCCCGACTATGATAATTTCATAAATAACAGGCGTCAAAAATGGTTTGAAAAAGGAATAAGAAACCATTGCCGTAAAAAAAACAGACTGCTGAGTATGCCTCTGCAGGCTAAACAGTATGCCATAAGCATGTGGTCAAAAATTAATAATAGAGGTGCCGTATTTAAATGAAAATCATAGCCCTGCTGCCTGTAAAAAATGAGGCATGGATACTGCCAACGTATTTGTCATCAATAAAACCGGTGGTAGATGAAATAATTGCAATAGACGATAATTCAACTGATAGTTCAAGGGAAATGCTTTTGTCTGCCGGAGCAGTGGTCTTTGATAACGAGGAAAAGGTTAAAACCGGATGGGCTGAGCATTCAATAAGAGTCA
Above is a genomic segment from Nitrospirae bacterium YQR-1 containing:
- a CDS encoding ABC transporter permease; the encoded protein is MEKPVQIIIEPEKGTANFFHELYEYRELLVFLSLRDILVRYKQTVFGVAWAVMRPVLTMAIFTFIFGNLAHMPSHGIPYPVLVFAAMLPWQFFANTVAESSNSLIANENMVSKVYFPKIIIPTSSMMVSLLDFFISFAILITMMLYYKMWFNSRFLFFPLYLLLLVFLSLGIGYWISALNVKYRDFRYIVPFALQVGLYVTPVGFSSAVVPDKWKFLYALNPMVGIVDGFRWVLLGNSIELYTGGIYLSVSCTFLILLTGIWFFNKNESSFADII
- a CDS encoding ABC transporter ATP-binding protein, which gives rise to MMAQIITVENLGKRYIIKHRGAGNYKTLRESASDAIKGIFKKSKDDSQSDTELWALRDINLEVNAGERLGVIGRNGAGKSTLLKILSRITAPTQGRAILRGRVGSLLEVGTGFHQELTGRENIYLNGAVLGMKKQEIKANFDKIVEFAGIEQFLDTPVKRYSSGMYVRLAFAVSAHMDTDILLVDEVLAVGDINFRKKCMQRMREINTETGRTILFVSHDMSSVRQICQRAIVISEGKILKDGNVNETTVFYEQNALYGSEVSPADVLRKPQKSLFYISRVQLRDMDNNTGNRFETGQSMELHIWAEGEPPIDNFTVGFDIFGEGGEKLAYGTANPMCGCFFNKTDRYFVCTIGALPLTTGKYFITLTTGIWGMQHWDIWPHAVSFTITHCDPYKTGFDINAVDVPLFINQRWRGMGVE
- a CDS encoding glycosyltransferase; its protein translation is MKNKISLILSTYKSEAYLRLFMDSILAQSAPDEIELITVLNDAGETEKEIISEYAGRFKSGLKVLFVERETLYCSWNRAIREATGNYIGIANADDIRTPESINLQLRALESSPEALFCYGTFTIVRKFPSNKGKIIIPMDYDREEFTRSMILGPFFIWRADRGTSARLYFDEQFKSGGDFDFAIRLALCGPGVRVKENLGYYYDGGGGLSTDGIIQPTERTVIDLRYGIFDKILYDYLPEALKYDTQHLLIAGVWRDAGEFVPDYDNFINNRRQKWFEKGIRNHCRKKNRLLSMPLQAKQYAISMWSKINNRGAVFK